The following coding sequences are from one Nicotiana tomentosiformis chromosome 3, ASM39032v3, whole genome shotgun sequence window:
- the LOC104087236 gene encoding uncharacterized protein isoform X3: protein MVATRRSGSLPSTVKRSSSSSDDSSSKRQKVDNNNAESSEKPKSSLPPPTENPKELASTDPPEFDAVTPQATSGDGETTAKIDDAPAVSVVAPTTAGATPAIVDKPRSSMSLRKQNQGSETTSPWCWLMSEYPQNPTIHVSATNFLVGSSKNAHLHIKHQTVSATLCSLRLTQHEGNWVAVLESRGKGSVQVNGKTIKKNTSCILNSGDGLAFGLVGNHAYIFQQLPYELGVKSPPSDVRTSAGKLLRVEKRAGDASAVAGASILASLSSLRQDPSRLKPTSQILEERDWTRDAMPASATGVSLRCAVFKEEIHAAIVDGQQLEVSFDSFPYYLSENTKNVLIASSYIHLKHKEQVKYTSELPTINPRILLSGPAAGSEIYQEMLAKALAQYYGAKLLIFDSHSFLGGLSAKEAELLKEGCSSHKMSTNSKQIPGESDWPNGNGSSSGQAANTNTLTDPLGLEAQPKMESGNVTSLAGTSKNTLFRTGDRVRFIGASSGGYSASIRGPAFGTRGKVVLPFEDNPSSKIGVKFDKPISDGVNLGGLCDEGHGFFCKASDLRLEATGVDDLDKLLISTLFEVVFNESRNSPFILFMKDAEKSMAGSSESYSTFKSRLEKLPANIVVIGSHAHTDNRKEKSHPGGLLFTKFGSNQTALLDLAFPDSFGKLHDRGKEVTKTTKLLTKLFPNKVTIHMPQDEALLSAWKQQLDRDADTLKMKGNLNSLRTVLNRNGLDCDGLDTLCIKDQTFSVESAEKVVGWALSHHLMQNLDADPDVRLVLSPVSIQYGLEILQAMQNESKSLKKSLKDIVTENEFEKRLLADVIPPSDIGVTFDDIGALENVKDTLKELVMLPLQRPELFCKGQLTKPCKGILLFGPPGTGKTMLAKAVATEAGANFINISMSSITSKWFGEGEKYVKAVFSLASKIAPSVVFVDEVDSMLGRRENPGEHEAMRKMKNEFMVNWDGLRTKDTERVLVLAATNRPYDLDEAVIRRLPRRLMVNLPDAPNRAKILKVILAKEDLAPDVGLDAVASLTDGYSGSDLKNLCVTAAYRPIREILEKEKKEHDAALAEGRPTPTPCGSTDIRPLNMDDFKNAHERVCASVSSESINMTELLQWNELYGEGGSRRKKSLSYFM, encoded by the exons ATGGTTGCGACGAGACGAAGTGGATCTCTGCCGTCCACTGTTAAACGGTCGTCGTCCTCCTCAGACGATTCTTCCTCCAAACGCCAAAAG GTAGATAATAATAATGCGGAGTCGTCGGAGAAACCGAAGTCGTCTCTTCCACCACCGACGGAGAATCCCAAGGAGTTAGCCTCTACTGACCCGCCGGAATTCGACGCCGTTACTCCTCAGGCTACTTCCGGCGACGGTGAGACCACCGCCAAGATTGATGATGCACCTGCCGTATCCGTTGTCGCACCTACAACAGCAG GGGCAACACCTGCTATAGTTGATAAGCCCAGGAGTTCCATGAGTTTGAGGAAGCAGAATCAAGGTTCTGAAACGACGTCACCTTGGTGTTGGCTTATGTCAGAGTATCCACAG AACCCAACTATACATGTTTCGGCTACGAATTTCTTGGTTGGTTCTAGCAAAAACGCTCATTTGCATATCAAGCACCAAACAGTTAGTGCAACCTTATGTTCATTAAGGCTTACACAG CATGAAGGAAATTGGGTTGCTGTGCTCGAGAGCAGGGGCAAAGGATCTGTGCAAGTTAATGGAAAAACAATAAAGAAGAATACTAGTTGCATTCTCAATTCGGGTGATGGGCTTGCTTTTGGTCTTGTGGGAAATCATGCTTAT ATATTTCAGCAGCTTCCATATGAGCTTGGAGTTAAGTCGCCTCCTTCAGATGTTAGGACCAGTGCAGGTAAATTGCTGCGCGTTGAAAAGAGAGCAGGAGATGCTTCAGCTGTAGCTGGTGCTTCCATTTTGGCATCGCTTTCAAGCCTGCGGCAAGATCCGTCGCGCTTGAAACCTACGTCTCAG ATACTGGAGGAAAGAGACTGGACCAGAGATGCAATGCCAGCTTCCGCAACAGGGGTGTCTCTAAGATGTGCAGTATTTAAAGAAGAGATTCATGCTGCAATAGTTGATGGACAACAGCTAGAAGTTTCATTTGATAGCTTTCCATATTACTTAAG TGAGAACACAAAAAATGTGCTGATTGCGTCTTCATATATACACCTGAAGCATAAAGAACAAGTAAAATATACATCTGAGCTACCTACTATCAACCCAAGAATTCTGCTCTCAGGTCCTGCAG CAGGATCTGAGATATATCAGGAGATGCTGGCGAAGGCACTTGCTCAGTATTATGGAGCTAAATTGCTTATATTTGATAGCCATTCCTTTTTGGGT GGTCTATCTGCGAAGGAGGCTGAATTACTAAAAGAGGGATGCAGTTCACATAAGATGTCCACAAACTCCAAGCAGATTCCTGGAGAATCCGATTGGCCTAACGGCAATGGGTCGTCATCTGGTCAAGCAGCTAATACTAACACTCTGACTGATCCTTTGGGTTTGGAAGCACAACCAAAGATGGAGAGTGGCAATGTAACCTCTTTAGCCGGAACATCGAAGAATACCTTGTTTAGGACAG GTGATAGAGTGAGATTCATTGGTGCTTCTAGTGGTGGGTACTCAGCCTCCATCAG GGGCCCAGCTTTTGGGACTCGAGGGAAGGTTGTGTTGCCTTTTGAAGATAATCCATCATCAAAAATTGGTGTAAAGTTTGATAAGCCTATATCAGACGGGGTTAACCTTGGGGGTCTTTGTGATGAAGGTCATGGATTCTTTTGCAAAG cCAGTGATTTGCGCTTGGAAGCCACAGGTGTTGATGATCTGGACAAGTTACTCATAAGCACATTGTTTGAG GTTGTATTCAACGAAAGCAGAAATTCCcccttcattttatttatgaaagATGCTGAGAAATCTATGGCAGGAAGTTCAGAATCATATTCAACTTTCAAAAGTCGGCTTGAAAAGCTTCCTGCTAATATCGTTGTTATAGGATCTCACGCTCATACAGATAACCGTAAGGAAAAG TCACATCCTGGGGGATTGCTCTTCACCAAATTTGGCAGCAATCAAACTGCCTTGCTCGATTTGGCTTTCCCG GATAGTTTTGGGAAGTTGCATGACAGGGGGAAGGAAGTGACCAAGACAACTAAACTTCTGACGAAGCTTTTCCCCAACAAAGTGACCATTCACATGCCACAG GATGAAGCGCTTTTATCTGCTTGGAAGCAACAGTTGGATCGAGATGCTGATACCCTAAAAATGAaaggaaatttgaatagcttgcGAACA GTTCTTAATCGGAATGGATTGGACTGTGATGGACTTGACACTTTGTGCATTAAAGACCAGACTTTTTCTGTTGAAA GTGCGGAGAAGGTGGTTGGATGGGCCTTGAGCCATCATTTGATGCAGAACCTTGATGCAGATCCTGACGTTAGGCTTGTTTTGTCTCCTGTGAG CATTCAGTATGGGTTGGAAATTCTACAAGCTATGCAAAATGAAAGCAAAAGCTTGAAGAAGTCACTTAAG GATATTGTGACGGAGAATGAATTTGAGAAGAGACTTCTAGCAGATGTTATTCCCCCCAGTGATATTGGAGTAACATTTGATGATATTGGTGCACTTGAAAACGTCAAGGATACATTAAAAGAGCTGGTCATGCTTCCTTTACAAAGACCTGAACTTTTCTGCAAGGGTCAACTAACCAAG CCATGCAAGGGAATCCTCTTATTTGGACCACCTGGAACAGGGAAAACCATGCTCGCGAAAGCTGTTGCGACTGAAGCGGGTGCAAACTTTATCAATATTTCGATGTCAAGTATCACTTCAAAG TGGTTTGGCGAGGGCGAGAAATATGTGAAAGCTGTCTTCTCCCTGGCTAGTAAAATTGCTCCAAGTGTTGTCTTTGTTGATGAA GTTGATAGCATGCTTGGACGACGGGAAAATCCAGGAGAACATGAGGCCATGCGTAAAATGAAAAATGAATTCATGGTGAATTGGGATGGTTTACGCACAAAAGATACTGAGCGTGTGTTGGTACTTGCAGCAACAAACAGACCATATGACCTTGATGAGGCTGTCATAAGGAGACTGCCGCGTAG GCTGATGGTCAATTTACCAGATGCTCCAAATAGAGCGAAAATTCTAAAAGTGATACTTGCAAAAGAAGACTTGGCTCCAGATGTTGGTCTGGATGCTGTGGCAAGTTTAACCGATGGATATTCCGGAAGTGACCTTAAG AATCTGTGTGTTACAGCTGCATATCGACCAATTAgggaaatcctagaaaaagaaaaaaag GAACATGATGCAGCTTTGGCAGAAGGTAGACCTACGCCAACACCATGCGGCAGTACAGACATTCGGCCTTTGAATATGGACGACTTTAAAAATGCTCATGAGCGG GTATGTGCAAGTGTTTCATCAGAATCCATAAATATGACGGAGCTTCTTCAGTGGAATGAACTGTATGGAGAAGGGGGCTCTAGAAGAAAGAAGTCGTTGAGTTATTTCATGTAA
- the LOC104087236 gene encoding uncharacterized protein isoform X2 → MVATRRSGSLPSTVKRSSSSSDDSSSKRQKVDNNNAESSEKPKSSLPPPTENPKELASTDPPEFDAVTPQATSGDGETTAKIDDAPAVSVVAPTTAGATPAIVDKPRSSMSLRKQNQGSETTSPWCWLMSEYPQNPTIHVSATNFLVGSSKNAHLHIKHQTVSATLCSLRLTQHEGNWVAVLESRGKGSVQVNGKTIKKNTSCILNSGDGLAFGLVGNHAYIFQQLPYELGVKSPPSDVRTSAGKLLRVEKRAGDASAVAGASILASLSSLRQDPSRLKPTSQVSGNELPSSPVIHEDELDGLEVDSAANVSSSSAADVGLTSKILPLDGDLNSGREAGNILEERDWTRDAMPASATGVSLRCAVFKEEIHAAIVDGQQLEVSFDSFPYYLSENTKNVLIASSYIHLKHKEQVKYTSELPTINPRILLSGPAGSEIYQEMLAKALAQYYGAKLLIFDSHSFLGGLSAKEAELLKEGCSSHKMSTNSKQIPGESDWPNGNGSSSGQAANTNTLTDPLGLEAQPKMESGNVTSLAGTSKNTLFRTGDRVRFIGASSGGYSASIRGPAFGTRGKVVLPFEDNPSSKIGVKFDKPISDGVNLGGLCDEGHGFFCKASDLRLEATGVDDLDKLLISTLFEVVFNESRNSPFILFMKDAEKSMAGSSESYSTFKSRLEKLPANIVVIGSHAHTDNRKEKSHPGGLLFTKFGSNQTALLDLAFPDSFGKLHDRGKEVTKTTKLLTKLFPNKVTIHMPQDEALLSAWKQQLDRDADTLKMKGNLNSLRTVLNRNGLDCDGLDTLCIKDQTFSVESAEKVVGWALSHHLMQNLDADPDVRLVLSPVSIQYGLEILQAMQNESKSLKKSLKDIVTENEFEKRLLADVIPPSDIGVTFDDIGALENVKDTLKELVMLPLQRPELFCKGQLTKPCKGILLFGPPGTGKTMLAKAVATEAGANFINISMSSITSKWFGEGEKYVKAVFSLASKIAPSVVFVDEVDSMLGRRENPGEHEAMRKMKNEFMVNWDGLRTKDTERVLVLAATNRPYDLDEAVIRRLPRRLMVNLPDAPNRAKILKVILAKEDLAPDVGLDAVASLTDGYSGSDLKNLCVTAAYRPIREILEKEKKEHDAALAEGRPTPTPCGSTDIRPLNMDDFKNAHERVCASVSSESINMTELLQWNELYGEGGSRRKKSLSYFM, encoded by the exons ATGGTTGCGACGAGACGAAGTGGATCTCTGCCGTCCACTGTTAAACGGTCGTCGTCCTCCTCAGACGATTCTTCCTCCAAACGCCAAAAG GTAGATAATAATAATGCGGAGTCGTCGGAGAAACCGAAGTCGTCTCTTCCACCACCGACGGAGAATCCCAAGGAGTTAGCCTCTACTGACCCGCCGGAATTCGACGCCGTTACTCCTCAGGCTACTTCCGGCGACGGTGAGACCACCGCCAAGATTGATGATGCACCTGCCGTATCCGTTGTCGCACCTACAACAGCAG GGGCAACACCTGCTATAGTTGATAAGCCCAGGAGTTCCATGAGTTTGAGGAAGCAGAATCAAGGTTCTGAAACGACGTCACCTTGGTGTTGGCTTATGTCAGAGTATCCACAG AACCCAACTATACATGTTTCGGCTACGAATTTCTTGGTTGGTTCTAGCAAAAACGCTCATTTGCATATCAAGCACCAAACAGTTAGTGCAACCTTATGTTCATTAAGGCTTACACAG CATGAAGGAAATTGGGTTGCTGTGCTCGAGAGCAGGGGCAAAGGATCTGTGCAAGTTAATGGAAAAACAATAAAGAAGAATACTAGTTGCATTCTCAATTCGGGTGATGGGCTTGCTTTTGGTCTTGTGGGAAATCATGCTTAT ATATTTCAGCAGCTTCCATATGAGCTTGGAGTTAAGTCGCCTCCTTCAGATGTTAGGACCAGTGCAGGTAAATTGCTGCGCGTTGAAAAGAGAGCAGGAGATGCTTCAGCTGTAGCTGGTGCTTCCATTTTGGCATCGCTTTCAAGCCTGCGGCAAGATCCGTCGCGCTTGAAACCTACGTCTCAGGTTAGTGGGAATGAGCTGCCTTCTTCCCCTGTTATTCATGAAGATGAGCTTGATGGCCTCGAAGTCGACTCTGCTGCAAATGTTAGCAGCAGCAGTGCTGCTGATGTTGGGTTGACTAGCAAGATCCTCCCTCTTGATGGAGACCTGAACTCTGGCAGAGAGGCAGGCAAT ATACTGGAGGAAAGAGACTGGACCAGAGATGCAATGCCAGCTTCCGCAACAGGGGTGTCTCTAAGATGTGCAGTATTTAAAGAAGAGATTCATGCTGCAATAGTTGATGGACAACAGCTAGAAGTTTCATTTGATAGCTTTCCATATTACTTAAG TGAGAACACAAAAAATGTGCTGATTGCGTCTTCATATATACACCTGAAGCATAAAGAACAAGTAAAATATACATCTGAGCTACCTACTATCAACCCAAGAATTCTGCTCTCAGGTCCTGCAG GATCTGAGATATATCAGGAGATGCTGGCGAAGGCACTTGCTCAGTATTATGGAGCTAAATTGCTTATATTTGATAGCCATTCCTTTTTGGGT GGTCTATCTGCGAAGGAGGCTGAATTACTAAAAGAGGGATGCAGTTCACATAAGATGTCCACAAACTCCAAGCAGATTCCTGGAGAATCCGATTGGCCTAACGGCAATGGGTCGTCATCTGGTCAAGCAGCTAATACTAACACTCTGACTGATCCTTTGGGTTTGGAAGCACAACCAAAGATGGAGAGTGGCAATGTAACCTCTTTAGCCGGAACATCGAAGAATACCTTGTTTAGGACAG GTGATAGAGTGAGATTCATTGGTGCTTCTAGTGGTGGGTACTCAGCCTCCATCAG GGGCCCAGCTTTTGGGACTCGAGGGAAGGTTGTGTTGCCTTTTGAAGATAATCCATCATCAAAAATTGGTGTAAAGTTTGATAAGCCTATATCAGACGGGGTTAACCTTGGGGGTCTTTGTGATGAAGGTCATGGATTCTTTTGCAAAG cCAGTGATTTGCGCTTGGAAGCCACAGGTGTTGATGATCTGGACAAGTTACTCATAAGCACATTGTTTGAG GTTGTATTCAACGAAAGCAGAAATTCCcccttcattttatttatgaaagATGCTGAGAAATCTATGGCAGGAAGTTCAGAATCATATTCAACTTTCAAAAGTCGGCTTGAAAAGCTTCCTGCTAATATCGTTGTTATAGGATCTCACGCTCATACAGATAACCGTAAGGAAAAG TCACATCCTGGGGGATTGCTCTTCACCAAATTTGGCAGCAATCAAACTGCCTTGCTCGATTTGGCTTTCCCG GATAGTTTTGGGAAGTTGCATGACAGGGGGAAGGAAGTGACCAAGACAACTAAACTTCTGACGAAGCTTTTCCCCAACAAAGTGACCATTCACATGCCACAG GATGAAGCGCTTTTATCTGCTTGGAAGCAACAGTTGGATCGAGATGCTGATACCCTAAAAATGAaaggaaatttgaatagcttgcGAACA GTTCTTAATCGGAATGGATTGGACTGTGATGGACTTGACACTTTGTGCATTAAAGACCAGACTTTTTCTGTTGAAA GTGCGGAGAAGGTGGTTGGATGGGCCTTGAGCCATCATTTGATGCAGAACCTTGATGCAGATCCTGACGTTAGGCTTGTTTTGTCTCCTGTGAG CATTCAGTATGGGTTGGAAATTCTACAAGCTATGCAAAATGAAAGCAAAAGCTTGAAGAAGTCACTTAAG GATATTGTGACGGAGAATGAATTTGAGAAGAGACTTCTAGCAGATGTTATTCCCCCCAGTGATATTGGAGTAACATTTGATGATATTGGTGCACTTGAAAACGTCAAGGATACATTAAAAGAGCTGGTCATGCTTCCTTTACAAAGACCTGAACTTTTCTGCAAGGGTCAACTAACCAAG CCATGCAAGGGAATCCTCTTATTTGGACCACCTGGAACAGGGAAAACCATGCTCGCGAAAGCTGTTGCGACTGAAGCGGGTGCAAACTTTATCAATATTTCGATGTCAAGTATCACTTCAAAG TGGTTTGGCGAGGGCGAGAAATATGTGAAAGCTGTCTTCTCCCTGGCTAGTAAAATTGCTCCAAGTGTTGTCTTTGTTGATGAA GTTGATAGCATGCTTGGACGACGGGAAAATCCAGGAGAACATGAGGCCATGCGTAAAATGAAAAATGAATTCATGGTGAATTGGGATGGTTTACGCACAAAAGATACTGAGCGTGTGTTGGTACTTGCAGCAACAAACAGACCATATGACCTTGATGAGGCTGTCATAAGGAGACTGCCGCGTAG GCTGATGGTCAATTTACCAGATGCTCCAAATAGAGCGAAAATTCTAAAAGTGATACTTGCAAAAGAAGACTTGGCTCCAGATGTTGGTCTGGATGCTGTGGCAAGTTTAACCGATGGATATTCCGGAAGTGACCTTAAG AATCTGTGTGTTACAGCTGCATATCGACCAATTAgggaaatcctagaaaaagaaaaaaag GAACATGATGCAGCTTTGGCAGAAGGTAGACCTACGCCAACACCATGCGGCAGTACAGACATTCGGCCTTTGAATATGGACGACTTTAAAAATGCTCATGAGCGG GTATGTGCAAGTGTTTCATCAGAATCCATAAATATGACGGAGCTTCTTCAGTGGAATGAACTGTATGGAGAAGGGGGCTCTAGAAGAAAGAAGTCGTTGAGTTATTTCATGTAA
- the LOC104087236 gene encoding uncharacterized protein isoform X1 yields MVATRRSGSLPSTVKRSSSSSDDSSSKRQKVDNNNAESSEKPKSSLPPPTENPKELASTDPPEFDAVTPQATSGDGETTAKIDDAPAVSVVAPTTAGATPAIVDKPRSSMSLRKQNQGSETTSPWCWLMSEYPQNPTIHVSATNFLVGSSKNAHLHIKHQTVSATLCSLRLTQHEGNWVAVLESRGKGSVQVNGKTIKKNTSCILNSGDGLAFGLVGNHAYIFQQLPYELGVKSPPSDVRTSAGKLLRVEKRAGDASAVAGASILASLSSLRQDPSRLKPTSQVSGNELPSSPVIHEDELDGLEVDSAANVSSSSAADVGLTSKILPLDGDLNSGREAGNILEERDWTRDAMPASATGVSLRCAVFKEEIHAAIVDGQQLEVSFDSFPYYLSENTKNVLIASSYIHLKHKEQVKYTSELPTINPRILLSGPAAGSEIYQEMLAKALAQYYGAKLLIFDSHSFLGGLSAKEAELLKEGCSSHKMSTNSKQIPGESDWPNGNGSSSGQAANTNTLTDPLGLEAQPKMESGNVTSLAGTSKNTLFRTGDRVRFIGASSGGYSASIRGPAFGTRGKVVLPFEDNPSSKIGVKFDKPISDGVNLGGLCDEGHGFFCKASDLRLEATGVDDLDKLLISTLFEVVFNESRNSPFILFMKDAEKSMAGSSESYSTFKSRLEKLPANIVVIGSHAHTDNRKEKSHPGGLLFTKFGSNQTALLDLAFPDSFGKLHDRGKEVTKTTKLLTKLFPNKVTIHMPQDEALLSAWKQQLDRDADTLKMKGNLNSLRTVLNRNGLDCDGLDTLCIKDQTFSVESAEKVVGWALSHHLMQNLDADPDVRLVLSPVSIQYGLEILQAMQNESKSLKKSLKDIVTENEFEKRLLADVIPPSDIGVTFDDIGALENVKDTLKELVMLPLQRPELFCKGQLTKPCKGILLFGPPGTGKTMLAKAVATEAGANFINISMSSITSKWFGEGEKYVKAVFSLASKIAPSVVFVDEVDSMLGRRENPGEHEAMRKMKNEFMVNWDGLRTKDTERVLVLAATNRPYDLDEAVIRRLPRRLMVNLPDAPNRAKILKVILAKEDLAPDVGLDAVASLTDGYSGSDLKNLCVTAAYRPIREILEKEKKEHDAALAEGRPTPTPCGSTDIRPLNMDDFKNAHERVCASVSSESINMTELLQWNELYGEGGSRRKKSLSYFM; encoded by the exons ATGGTTGCGACGAGACGAAGTGGATCTCTGCCGTCCACTGTTAAACGGTCGTCGTCCTCCTCAGACGATTCTTCCTCCAAACGCCAAAAG GTAGATAATAATAATGCGGAGTCGTCGGAGAAACCGAAGTCGTCTCTTCCACCACCGACGGAGAATCCCAAGGAGTTAGCCTCTACTGACCCGCCGGAATTCGACGCCGTTACTCCTCAGGCTACTTCCGGCGACGGTGAGACCACCGCCAAGATTGATGATGCACCTGCCGTATCCGTTGTCGCACCTACAACAGCAG GGGCAACACCTGCTATAGTTGATAAGCCCAGGAGTTCCATGAGTTTGAGGAAGCAGAATCAAGGTTCTGAAACGACGTCACCTTGGTGTTGGCTTATGTCAGAGTATCCACAG AACCCAACTATACATGTTTCGGCTACGAATTTCTTGGTTGGTTCTAGCAAAAACGCTCATTTGCATATCAAGCACCAAACAGTTAGTGCAACCTTATGTTCATTAAGGCTTACACAG CATGAAGGAAATTGGGTTGCTGTGCTCGAGAGCAGGGGCAAAGGATCTGTGCAAGTTAATGGAAAAACAATAAAGAAGAATACTAGTTGCATTCTCAATTCGGGTGATGGGCTTGCTTTTGGTCTTGTGGGAAATCATGCTTAT ATATTTCAGCAGCTTCCATATGAGCTTGGAGTTAAGTCGCCTCCTTCAGATGTTAGGACCAGTGCAGGTAAATTGCTGCGCGTTGAAAAGAGAGCAGGAGATGCTTCAGCTGTAGCTGGTGCTTCCATTTTGGCATCGCTTTCAAGCCTGCGGCAAGATCCGTCGCGCTTGAAACCTACGTCTCAGGTTAGTGGGAATGAGCTGCCTTCTTCCCCTGTTATTCATGAAGATGAGCTTGATGGCCTCGAAGTCGACTCTGCTGCAAATGTTAGCAGCAGCAGTGCTGCTGATGTTGGGTTGACTAGCAAGATCCTCCCTCTTGATGGAGACCTGAACTCTGGCAGAGAGGCAGGCAAT ATACTGGAGGAAAGAGACTGGACCAGAGATGCAATGCCAGCTTCCGCAACAGGGGTGTCTCTAAGATGTGCAGTATTTAAAGAAGAGATTCATGCTGCAATAGTTGATGGACAACAGCTAGAAGTTTCATTTGATAGCTTTCCATATTACTTAAG TGAGAACACAAAAAATGTGCTGATTGCGTCTTCATATATACACCTGAAGCATAAAGAACAAGTAAAATATACATCTGAGCTACCTACTATCAACCCAAGAATTCTGCTCTCAGGTCCTGCAG CAGGATCTGAGATATATCAGGAGATGCTGGCGAAGGCACTTGCTCAGTATTATGGAGCTAAATTGCTTATATTTGATAGCCATTCCTTTTTGGGT GGTCTATCTGCGAAGGAGGCTGAATTACTAAAAGAGGGATGCAGTTCACATAAGATGTCCACAAACTCCAAGCAGATTCCTGGAGAATCCGATTGGCCTAACGGCAATGGGTCGTCATCTGGTCAAGCAGCTAATACTAACACTCTGACTGATCCTTTGGGTTTGGAAGCACAACCAAAGATGGAGAGTGGCAATGTAACCTCTTTAGCCGGAACATCGAAGAATACCTTGTTTAGGACAG GTGATAGAGTGAGATTCATTGGTGCTTCTAGTGGTGGGTACTCAGCCTCCATCAG GGGCCCAGCTTTTGGGACTCGAGGGAAGGTTGTGTTGCCTTTTGAAGATAATCCATCATCAAAAATTGGTGTAAAGTTTGATAAGCCTATATCAGACGGGGTTAACCTTGGGGGTCTTTGTGATGAAGGTCATGGATTCTTTTGCAAAG cCAGTGATTTGCGCTTGGAAGCCACAGGTGTTGATGATCTGGACAAGTTACTCATAAGCACATTGTTTGAG GTTGTATTCAACGAAAGCAGAAATTCCcccttcattttatttatgaaagATGCTGAGAAATCTATGGCAGGAAGTTCAGAATCATATTCAACTTTCAAAAGTCGGCTTGAAAAGCTTCCTGCTAATATCGTTGTTATAGGATCTCACGCTCATACAGATAACCGTAAGGAAAAG TCACATCCTGGGGGATTGCTCTTCACCAAATTTGGCAGCAATCAAACTGCCTTGCTCGATTTGGCTTTCCCG GATAGTTTTGGGAAGTTGCATGACAGGGGGAAGGAAGTGACCAAGACAACTAAACTTCTGACGAAGCTTTTCCCCAACAAAGTGACCATTCACATGCCACAG GATGAAGCGCTTTTATCTGCTTGGAAGCAACAGTTGGATCGAGATGCTGATACCCTAAAAATGAaaggaaatttgaatagcttgcGAACA GTTCTTAATCGGAATGGATTGGACTGTGATGGACTTGACACTTTGTGCATTAAAGACCAGACTTTTTCTGTTGAAA GTGCGGAGAAGGTGGTTGGATGGGCCTTGAGCCATCATTTGATGCAGAACCTTGATGCAGATCCTGACGTTAGGCTTGTTTTGTCTCCTGTGAG CATTCAGTATGGGTTGGAAATTCTACAAGCTATGCAAAATGAAAGCAAAAGCTTGAAGAAGTCACTTAAG GATATTGTGACGGAGAATGAATTTGAGAAGAGACTTCTAGCAGATGTTATTCCCCCCAGTGATATTGGAGTAACATTTGATGATATTGGTGCACTTGAAAACGTCAAGGATACATTAAAAGAGCTGGTCATGCTTCCTTTACAAAGACCTGAACTTTTCTGCAAGGGTCAACTAACCAAG CCATGCAAGGGAATCCTCTTATTTGGACCACCTGGAACAGGGAAAACCATGCTCGCGAAAGCTGTTGCGACTGAAGCGGGTGCAAACTTTATCAATATTTCGATGTCAAGTATCACTTCAAAG TGGTTTGGCGAGGGCGAGAAATATGTGAAAGCTGTCTTCTCCCTGGCTAGTAAAATTGCTCCAAGTGTTGTCTTTGTTGATGAA GTTGATAGCATGCTTGGACGACGGGAAAATCCAGGAGAACATGAGGCCATGCGTAAAATGAAAAATGAATTCATGGTGAATTGGGATGGTTTACGCACAAAAGATACTGAGCGTGTGTTGGTACTTGCAGCAACAAACAGACCATATGACCTTGATGAGGCTGTCATAAGGAGACTGCCGCGTAG GCTGATGGTCAATTTACCAGATGCTCCAAATAGAGCGAAAATTCTAAAAGTGATACTTGCAAAAGAAGACTTGGCTCCAGATGTTGGTCTGGATGCTGTGGCAAGTTTAACCGATGGATATTCCGGAAGTGACCTTAAG AATCTGTGTGTTACAGCTGCATATCGACCAATTAgggaaatcctagaaaaagaaaaaaag GAACATGATGCAGCTTTGGCAGAAGGTAGACCTACGCCAACACCATGCGGCAGTACAGACATTCGGCCTTTGAATATGGACGACTTTAAAAATGCTCATGAGCGG GTATGTGCAAGTGTTTCATCAGAATCCATAAATATGACGGAGCTTCTTCAGTGGAATGAACTGTATGGAGAAGGGGGCTCTAGAAGAAAGAAGTCGTTGAGTTATTTCATGTAA